Proteins from one Palaemon carinicauda isolate YSFRI2023 chromosome 26, ASM3689809v2, whole genome shotgun sequence genomic window:
- the UQCR-C1 gene encoding mitochondrial-processing peptidase subunit beta, with product MSRFLRPAGALLKNYSNKTIVLKPARWYGTAAPATYEQTLLNVPPTRVTVLDNGMRVATEDAGSPTATVGLWIDTGSRFETDANNGVAHFLEHMAFKGTSKRSQTDLELEVENMGAHLNAYTSREQTVFYAKCFADDVSKAVELLSDIIQNSKFGEVEIERERGVILREMQEVESNLQEVVFDHLHSVAFQGTPLGRTILGPTKNIKSISRKDLVDYIETHYKGPRIVLAGAGGVDHSSLVKLAEEHFKGLGGAYAGNAPEVAPCRFTGSEIRVRDDSMPLAHIAIAVEGAGWADPDNIPLMIANTIIGSWDRSHGGGANNASNLAQVAVAANLCHSFQSFNTCYKDTGLWGLYFVCEPLKIEDFVFNLQSEWMRLCTNVTEFEVERAKNILRTNLLLQLDGTTPICEDIGRQMLCYNRRIPLHELDARIEAVTAEDVRDTCYSYIYDKCPAIAAVGPCEGLPDYNRIRSSMYWLRV from the exons ATGTCTCGATTTCTTCGACCGGCTGGAGCTTTGCTCAAAAATTATTCCAACAAGACCATCGTGCTCAAG CCTGCTAGATGGTATGGAACTGCTGCTCCAGCCACATATGAGCAGACCCTCTTGAATGTCCCTCCAACACGTGTAACTGTTTTGGACAATGGCATGAGGGTAGCGACAGAGGATGCCGGGTCACCAACAGCCACAGTTGGATTGTGGATCGATACTGGATCACGCTTTGAGACGGATGCTAACAATGGAGTGGCGCATTTTCTTGAACACATGGCATTTAAG GGAACTTCCAAGAGATCTCAGACTGATCTTGAGTTGGAAGTAGAAAACATGGGTGCTCACCTGAATGCTTATACTTCTCGAGAACAGACAGTTTTTTATGCCAAGTGTTTTGCCGACGATGTTTCCAAGGCTGTCGAGCTCCTCTCGGATATTATTCAGAACAGCAAATTTGGTGAG GTTGAAATTGAGCGGGAACGTGGAGTTATCTTGCGTGAGATGCAGGAAGTCGAGAGTAATCTCCAGGAAGTAGTCTTTGATCACCTTCATTCTGTAGCATTCCAGGGAACTCCTCTGGGTCGCACAATTCTTGGCCCAACTAAGAATATTAA GTCCATCAGCCGCAAAGATCTTGTAGATTACATCGAAACTCATTACAAGGGCCCACGCATTGTCTTAGCTGGTGCTGGTGGTGTAGATCATTCATCACTTGTCAAACTGGCTGAGGAACATTTTAAGGGTCTTGGAGGGGCTTATGCTGGAAATGCCCCTGAAGTGGCTCCATGCCGTTTTACAG GCTCTGAAATCCGTGTACGTGATGACAGCATGCCCCTTGCACATATTGCTATAGCAGTTGAGGGAGCAGGATGGGCAGATCCTGATAACATCCCACTTATGATTGCAAACACAATCATTGGTTCTTGGGACAGGTCTCATGGTGGTGGTGCTAACAATGCATCTAACCTTGCCcag GTTGCAGTTGCTGCAAATCTCTGCCACTCCTTCCAGTCCTTCAATACTTGTTACAAGGACACTGGCCTTTGGGGACTGTATTTTGTATGTGAACCATTGAAAATTGAG gacTTTGTCTTCAACCTTCAGTCTGAGTGGATGAGGCTTTGCACCAACGTAACAGAATTTGAGGTTGAGCGAGCAAAGAACATATTAAGGACAAACCTTTTGCTCCAGCTTGATGGCACTACCCCAATTTGTGAAGACATTGGACGCCAGATGCTGTGTTACAATAGACGTATTCCCCTCCATGAACTTGATGCCAGAATAGAG GCTGTGACTGCTGAAGATGTCAGAGACACTTGCTACAGCTACATTTATGACAAGTGTCCAGCTATTGCAGCTGTAGGGCCTTGCGAAGGTCTTCCCGACTACAACCGTATTCGCTCTAGCATGTACTGGCTCAGGGTATAA